In bacterium, a single window of DNA contains:
- a CDS encoding GGDEF domain-containing protein, translated as MANKKYLNELDALAKACIEILKALSAKGHAVTTRALSNALSEREEVIKLFKYPASEPEKKPCLNIEEEVERLRKRIDSKEAERQRFQKMVLETEVQCNSEVDYHKRFALAVLGIMGARGDEIYSDFIDEYRDILTENANLVRREQALRSLKNLILKYDISPEGDINRNHSFLKGIFKKDARDIAEGRFKQLKKASLNTLSDLEKILGNKYHPELMEIQSRVSASDDFDYLLSQRKYVLTIIEKLIRDVQTELEALTAFIREIIEKLSALERIIDATTENTDRNHKADYTFTENLESQIKNLTESFGEVDSVENLKSLFASKLNHISSAIRDKRNEFSLRIETACNEREVLKKNFETIITSITEKNQVLEEQSRIDPLTEIFNRRVFEDRIDMELERFQRYKQPFTLIFFDVDHFKNINDTCGHDAGDKVLKTIAMRVREILRKPDVFARYGGEEFVIILPETDLTQGKIVADKLRYEIENTVFEYEDHRVPVTISIGVTGARDTDRQHSAIIHRADSLLYTAKREGRNRVVSDIDTEQDA; from the coding sequence ATGGCAAATAAAAAATATTTGAATGAACTGGATGCTCTGGCGAAAGCGTGCATCGAAATTTTAAAGGCTCTTTCCGCAAAAGGGCATGCGGTAACCACGAGAGCGCTTTCCAACGCTCTTTCGGAAAGAGAAGAAGTGATAAAGCTCTTTAAATATCCGGCCTCGGAACCCGAAAAAAAGCCTTGTTTAAACATTGAAGAGGAAGTTGAGCGGCTCAGAAAACGTATCGATTCAAAGGAAGCTGAACGTCAGAGATTCCAGAAAATGGTTCTTGAAACCGAGGTGCAGTGCAACAGCGAGGTCGATTACCACAAACGTTTCGCCCTTGCGGTACTGGGAATAATGGGTGCCCGGGGAGACGAAATATATTCCGATTTTATCGATGAATACAGGGATATTCTCACAGAGAACGCCAATCTGGTGCGACGCGAGCAGGCCCTCAGAAGTTTGAAAAATCTCATTCTGAAATATGATATCTCCCCCGAAGGTGATATCAATAGAAACCACTCGTTTCTGAAGGGTATTTTTAAAAAGGATGCCCGTGATATTGCGGAAGGCAGATTCAAACAACTGAAAAAGGCGAGTCTGAACACACTGTCGGACCTTGAAAAAATCCTCGGGAATAAATATCATCCCGAACTCATGGAAATTCAAAGCCGTGTATCGGCCAGCGATGATTTCGATTACCTGCTTTCACAACGCAAATACGTCTTAACCATCATCGAGAAGCTGATCCGTGATGTTCAGACCGAACTGGAAGCATTGACCGCCTTTATCAGGGAAATCATCGAGAAACTGTCTGCGCTGGAGAGAATCATCGATGCAACAACGGAAAATACGGACAGAAATCATAAGGCGGATTACACATTCACCGAAAATTTAGAATCACAGATCAAAAACCTCACCGAATCATTCGGAGAAGTGGATTCCGTGGAGAATCTCAAGTCTTTGTTCGCTTCAAAGCTCAATCACATATCCTCTGCCATACGTGATAAAAGAAACGAGTTTTCCCTTCGCATCGAAACTGCCTGTAACGAACGGGAAGTACTTAAAAAGAACTTCGAAACCATTATTACTTCCATTACCGAAAAAAACCAGGTTCTCGAAGAACAGAGCCGCATCGATCCCCTTACCGAGATATTCAACCGACGGGTTTTTGAGGATCGAATCGATATGGAGCTTGAGCGTTTCCAGCGGTACAAACAGCCGTTCACGCTCATCTTTTTTGATGTCGATCATTTCAAGAACATCAACGACACCTGCGGCCATGATGCCGGCGACAAGGTACTGAAGACAATTGCCATGCGAGTCAGGGAGATACTCCGGAAACCCGATGTCTTTGCACGGTACGGTGGAGAGGAATTTGTGATTATCCTCCCTGAAACCGACTTAACACAGGGGAAAATCGTTGCCGATAAACTGCGGTATGAAATCGAAAATACGGTTTTCGAATACGAGGACCATCGTGTGCCCGTAACAATCAGCATCGGTGTAACGGGAGCCCGCGACACCGACCGTCAGCACTCGGCGATCATACACCGCGCCGATTCACTTCTCTATACCGCCAAGCGAGAAGGCCGCAACCGTGTGGTTTCCGATATCGACACGGAACAGGACGCTTAA
- a CDS encoding heparinase II/III family protein codes for MAHKRFILLLLVTVMGAVVFLSCARESFSDMIGTALRDNFETGELNSWESYPYAEDPGFDPDIVCVSEPSYGNSAFSLTRILEPNDTDYPRDRNLLGMTRKCRIRTNSGTEIGLAVFLDADRKAREIRIILCAADGRRFTRTEKNPPSMQWIPIRRTPGDFTSGSETLQPGVEIEAVAVLAEFGTVSPHRSYAIHIDNFELTGETERRFIGVDPATTFFDKFRLTALNRHFHRGETISLSVRPEQGDHPINLKSVTAVVYDSGGRACTRDSRLYDDGSHGDRAGSDGVWSSGALYRIGNNDPAGRWKLVIRGSGSNGETVEDEFFFIVPERRLTPGDHPRLFFTADSVDSLKSGRTSPMAEKALDHAVAAAKKQLLGADISGVVEGKSVNLEFLDGGPFSTTWDDYSRWSVPGYLAADTVENGAFLYALTGDREAGMKAKEFLLRFAAFEHWNHPWFDAHRMYSYYPVGLWCQGLAVGYDFLYPLMNEQERALVRKALLEKAIIPHYRDQVLNNRLPSLITNHIGMNTTGILLATIALIGDDPENPDMEPYLSGILTRYKAHIDAAYLPDGSYAEPETYTSTDAEPLVKCLAAIERNLGIDWTTTTPVKSVYTYTAYALTANGLNAPSFGDGGRDYGAGLRRLHLWLARRTGDSLAWGRYLWQNDRFPGREDFFDYLWMPEKIEPRPFSELPPSQWFRSKGNAVFRSGWTDDDLMLVFRCGPHANHYHLDQGSFWFLYNGEPLITEAGVVNYYRNLYYRSFYIQPIAHNTVLLDAYPESQQIADFDNGIGALDTFPRITSCFTGEIIDAVEGELSCVYKERLKEFNRSFVFMKPDYIVMYDNLAAVGNETFTWIFHADGAGSITGNGNEVVISRPRTQLRMNILAPADLTRMTKKHVDQDMSFVQLGTRNPAAGARFLAVLIPSDQENAAERSGWTMKKVTENGWIGTEIVRAHHTDRILFRTGPGGETVPAGEFETDGDRFAVTGKDDGTVEKLWVRNAATVKEKRATVARTLLESDIKLTISIAYRDREVAIESDAGSAAQLAVWIGKKPGSVLLNGAKTRFSYDGSDGLLHVPVPQGHLFLIVR; via the coding sequence ATGGCACATAAACGGTTTATACTGCTGTTACTGGTTACGGTTATGGGAGCGGTTGTTTTTCTTTCCTGTGCCCGGGAATCCTTTTCCGACATGATCGGCACTGCGCTCCGTGACAATTTCGAGACCGGCGAGCTCAATTCATGGGAGAGTTATCCATACGCCGAGGACCCCGGATTCGATCCCGATATCGTCTGCGTATCCGAACCCTCATACGGCAACAGCGCTTTTTCCCTGACCCGGATACTCGAACCGAACGACACCGATTATCCGAGAGACCGTAATCTTCTCGGCATGACCAGAAAATGCCGCATCCGGACAAACAGCGGGACAGAGATCGGGCTTGCCGTATTCCTCGATGCCGACCGGAAAGCCCGTGAGATCAGAATCATCCTCTGCGCGGCGGACGGCCGCAGATTCACCCGTACCGAAAAGAACCCGCCATCCATGCAGTGGATTCCCATCAGGCGCACCCCGGGTGATTTTACCTCGGGCAGCGAAACCCTTCAGCCCGGGGTCGAAATCGAAGCGGTCGCTGTCCTCGCAGAATTCGGGACGGTGAGTCCCCACCGGAGCTATGCCATACATATCGATAACTTCGAGCTCACCGGCGAGACGGAGCGACGGTTTATCGGGGTCGATCCCGCGACAACCTTTTTCGACAAATTCCGGTTAACCGCACTCAACCGCCATTTTCATCGCGGCGAGACCATATCGCTCAGTGTACGTCCCGAGCAGGGAGACCATCCGATAAACCTGAAATCGGTAACCGCTGTCGTGTATGATTCCGGCGGCCGGGCATGTACCCGTGACAGCAGGCTTTACGATGACGGGTCCCACGGCGACAGGGCCGGTTCGGACGGCGTCTGGAGCAGCGGGGCGCTGTACCGCATCGGGAATAACGATCCCGCAGGCCGGTGGAAGCTTGTCATCAGGGGCAGCGGCTCCAACGGCGAAACGGTAGAGGACGAGTTCTTCTTTATCGTTCCCGAGCGCCGTCTGACACCCGGGGATCATCCGCGTCTCTTCTTTACCGCCGATTCGGTCGACTCGCTCAAGTCGGGCCGTACCAGCCCGATGGCGGAAAAGGCGCTCGATCACGCTGTCGCCGCGGCAAAGAAACAGCTCCTCGGCGCCGATATCTCCGGTGTCGTGGAAGGCAAAAGCGTAAACCTGGAGTTCCTCGACGGCGGTCCCTTTTCGACCACCTGGGATGACTACTCGCGCTGGAGTGTTCCCGGTTATCTTGCCGCTGATACGGTTGAAAACGGCGCTTTCCTCTATGCATTGACCGGCGACCGTGAAGCGGGGATGAAAGCGAAGGAATTCCTCCTCCGGTTTGCCGCTTTCGAGCACTGGAACCATCCCTGGTTCGATGCTCACCGCATGTATTCATACTACCCTGTGGGGCTGTGGTGCCAGGGTCTTGCGGTCGGATACGATTTCCTCTATCCCCTTATGAACGAACAGGAGCGCGCGCTGGTGAGGAAAGCGCTGCTCGAAAAGGCGATCATTCCCCATTACCGCGATCAGGTGCTCAACAACCGGCTTCCCTCGCTCATCACCAATCACATCGGGATGAATACGACAGGGATTCTGCTCGCGACCATCGCCCTCATAGGCGACGATCCCGAAAATCCCGACATGGAGCCGTACCTTTCCGGCATCCTTACCAGATACAAGGCGCATATCGATGCGGCATATCTTCCCGACGGGAGCTATGCAGAGCCCGAAACATACACGAGCACGGACGCCGAACCCCTTGTCAAGTGTCTCGCCGCCATCGAGCGGAATCTCGGCATCGACTGGACGACAACCACACCGGTGAAATCGGTTTACACATACACGGCGTACGCTTTGACCGCGAACGGTCTCAACGCGCCCTCGTTCGGCGACGGTGGACGCGATTACGGCGCAGGGCTCAGAAGGCTTCACCTCTGGCTTGCCCGCCGGACCGGAGACTCTCTGGCATGGGGACGGTATCTGTGGCAGAACGACCGTTTCCCCGGCCGTGAGGATTTCTTCGATTACCTCTGGATGCCGGAAAAAATCGAGCCGCGCCCGTTTTCGGAGCTTCCGCCGTCACAGTGGTTCCGGTCAAAGGGGAATGCCGTCTTCCGCTCGGGATGGACGGACGACGATCTCATGCTCGTTTTCCGGTGCGGCCCCCACGCCAACCATTATCACCTCGACCAGGGATCGTTCTGGTTTCTGTACAACGGCGAGCCGCTCATCACCGAAGCGGGAGTGGTGAACTATTACCGTAATCTCTACTACCGTTCGTTCTACATCCAGCCCATAGCGCACAACACCGTGCTGCTCGATGCGTATCCCGAATCCCAGCAGATAGCCGATTTTGACAACGGTATCGGGGCTCTCGATACCTTCCCCCGTATCACCTCCTGTTTTACCGGGGAGATCATCGATGCCGTGGAAGGCGAATTATCCTGCGTATACAAGGAGCGGCTTAAGGAGTTCAACCGCTCGTTCGTTTTCATGAAACCCGACTATATCGTCATGTACGACAATCTCGCGGCGGTCGGGAATGAGACATTCACCTGGATTTTCCATGCGGACGGCGCCGGGTCTATAACGGGGAACGGCAACGAGGTCGTCATTTCCCGCCCGCGGACGCAGCTCCGGATGAATATCCTCGCTCCCGCAGACCTTACGCGGATGACAAAAAAGCATGTCGACCAGGACATGAGCTTCGTTCAGCTCGGGACGCGCAACCCCGCAGCCGGGGCGCGGTTTCTGGCCGTCCTGATCCCTTCCGATCAGGAAAATGCAGCGGAACGGTCGGGGTGGACAATGAAAAAAGTCACAGAAAACGGCTGGATCGGTACGGAAATCGTGAGAGCACACCATACCGACCGTATTCTCTTCCGGACCGGGCCCGGCGGGGAAACAGTTCCTGCGGGTGAGTTTGAGACGGACGGCGACCGTTTTGCGGTAACCGGCAAGGACGACGGCACTGTGGAAAAACTCTGGGTGAGAAACGCCGCGACGGTGAAAGAGAAACGCGCGACAGTCGCGCGGACACTCCTTGAATCCGATATAAAGCTCACCATTTCAATCGCTTACCGTGACAGAGAGGTTGCCATCGAATCCGACGCCGGGAGTGCGGCTCAGCTTGCGGTATGGATCGGGAAAAAACCCGGCTCGGTGCTTCTGAACGGAGCAAAAACGCGGTTTTCGTACGATGGGTCGGACGGTCTTCTCCATGTTCCGGTGCCGCAGGGCCATTTATTCCTGATTGTCAGGTGA
- a CDS encoding methyltransferase domain-containing protein, giving the protein MIPKIIPEGEAMNEQEKVIGAFFDECAKEGLMASFDEEERTKLEECLTLWNIHPGDRILEPGCGTGRLTAILADLVGQDGAVVACDISHEMIDGARRRNLPHWVRLFHGSVNTIPVPDEYFDVVLCFQVFPHFSDRPRALAEIHRVIRPGGRLWIAHLASRETINKRHRDAKHVIVSHQIPDEREMRELLDAGGFHVEMVDDSPSRFQILAYRL; this is encoded by the coding sequence ATGATACCGAAGATTATACCGGAAGGCGAAGCAATGAATGAACAGGAAAAAGTGATAGGTGCTTTTTTTGACGAGTGTGCGAAAGAAGGATTGATGGCTTCTTTCGATGAAGAAGAGCGGACGAAGCTCGAGGAGTGCCTCACGCTCTGGAATATTCATCCGGGGGACAGGATTCTTGAACCGGGCTGCGGGACCGGACGCCTGACTGCCATTCTTGCCGACCTTGTCGGTCAGGACGGTGCGGTTGTTGCCTGCGATATATCGCACGAAATGATCGACGGGGCCAGGCGGCGCAATCTCCCCCACTGGGTTCGGCTCTTCCACGGGTCGGTCAATACGATACCTGTCCCGGATGAATATTTTGACGTGGTTTTATGTTTTCAGGTATTTCCTCATTTCAGCGACCGCCCGCGCGCGCTTGCCGAAATCCATCGGGTCATCAGACCGGGCGGACGGTTATGGATCGCTCACCTTGCAAGCCGTGAGACCATCAATAAGCGTCACCGTGACGCCAAGCATGTTATCGTTTCCCATCAGATACCCGATGAACGGGAAATGCGTGAGCTGCTTGACGCCGGCGGATTTCATGTCGAGATGGTGGATGATTCGCCATCACGCTTCCAGATTCTTGCATACCGGCTGTAG
- a CDS encoding metal ABC transporter permease, which translates to MVFVSIFGPIMLAALLGGGTAGLLGVFIVGMRMPFIAVFSAHAALAGAVFGVLMGFPSEASAFIGALSGAVILGMLLRNRDIDPNAALGSLFSLMLGIAFLGIGLSEGPKSSMLGLLWGSLLFVTRGQLLIMAVMTVVLITFISIFRNELKALMFSRELAALIIPEWMIFILLLILSAGVITINLEIVGGLLLYSLISNPAVAAIRLARNFRTALILSSVFGAASALGGFGAAYWFDLPVGACIVLVSSLIVGISFAATRS; encoded by the coding sequence ATGGTTTTTGTGAGCATATTCGGGCCGATCATGCTGGCGGCGCTTCTGGGAGGCGGTACTGCGGGGCTGCTCGGTGTTTTCATCGTCGGGATGCGCATGCCGTTCATAGCGGTGTTTTCGGCGCACGCGGCCCTTGCCGGAGCGGTGTTCGGTGTACTCATGGGATTTCCTTCGGAAGCTTCTGCTTTCATCGGGGCTCTCTCGGGAGCGGTCATCCTCGGAATGCTTCTCAGAAACCGTGATATCGATCCCAACGCGGCGCTCGGTTCCCTCTTTTCGCTCATGCTCGGGATAGCCTTTCTCGGCATCGGATTGAGCGAAGGGCCGAAATCATCGATGCTCGGTCTTCTCTGGGGGAGTCTCCTCTTCGTGACCAGGGGACAACTGCTGATCATGGCGGTAATGACCGTCGTGCTCATAACCTTTATCTCGATATTCCGGAACGAGCTCAAAGCCCTCATGTTCAGCCGAGAACTGGCGGCGCTCATCATTCCCGAGTGGATGATCTTCATCCTCCTCCTGATTCTCTCTGCGGGAGTGATCACCATCAATCTGGAAATCGTGGGGGGACTTCTGCTCTACAGTCTCATTTCAAATCCTGCGGTTGCGGCGATCAGGCTCGCCCGTAATTTCAGGACAGCGCTCATCCTGAGCAGCGTGTTCGGCGCCGCAAGCGCGCTCGGGGGATTCGGGGCCGCATACTGGTTCGATCTCCCGGTCGGCGCCTGCATCGTGCTTGTTTCGAGCCTGATTGTGGGGATTTCTTTCGCGGCGACACGGTCATAG
- a CDS encoding ABC transporter ATP-binding protein, which translates to MAEAVIQYDDVVTGYRKRPVIGPISLHVHPGDFWGIIGPNGSGKSTLLRILAGLQPVMSGSIRVLGNPFIPATHREQIAIRKKIGVLLQYHEFFPDLPVTVEDVVLFGRLGLRGIGRVFTTADRLAVEDAVTTLGIGEFRARLYRELSGGEKRKVQLARILAQQPEIILLDEPTAGLDLDWQERLTQLTEDLYHSLGKTIIMVTHDVDRLPSCCNQVLLLKNGRELAAGPPDEVLREDILSRLYGCNIEVHKHRGRYHAHRLGVLE; encoded by the coding sequence ATGGCAGAAGCGGTAATACAGTATGATGATGTGGTGACCGGATACCGGAAAAGACCGGTGATAGGCCCCATTTCCCTCCATGTTCACCCGGGCGACTTCTGGGGAATCATCGGGCCGAACGGATCGGGAAAATCCACACTTCTGCGGATACTCGCCGGGCTCCAGCCCGTAATGTCGGGCAGCATCCGCGTTCTCGGCAATCCGTTCATTCCGGCAACTCATCGTGAACAAATCGCGATCCGTAAAAAAATCGGTGTCCTGCTCCAGTACCACGAATTCTTCCCCGATCTCCCTGTCACGGTCGAGGATGTAGTGCTTTTCGGACGGCTGGGACTCCGTGGAATAGGACGGGTATTCACCACTGCTGACCGGCTGGCGGTCGAGGATGCCGTAACGACGCTCGGCATCGGGGAATTCCGCGCGAGACTGTACCGTGAGCTTTCCGGCGGCGAAAAACGCAAGGTGCAGCTTGCCCGTATTCTTGCCCAGCAGCCGGAGATCATTCTGCTCGACGAGCCGACCGCCGGACTCGATCTCGACTGGCAGGAACGCCTCACACAGCTGACCGAAGACCTCTACCACAGCCTCGGAAAAACCATCATCATGGTTACGCATGATGTGGACCGTCTGCCGTCCTGCTGCAATCAGGTTCTCCTGCTCAAGAACGGCCGTGAGCTTGCAGCCGGGCCGCCCGATGAGGTTCTCAGGGAAGACATCCTTTCGCGGCTGTACGGGTGCAACATCGAGGTACATAAACACCGTGGCCGGTATCATGCCCACCGTCTCGGCGTTCTGGAGTGA